In Saccharomonospora marina XMU15, one genomic interval encodes:
- the rdgB gene encoding RdgB/HAM1 family non-canonical purine NTP pyrophosphatase — MTLRVLLATRNRHKLEELRRILLANGLDAIEVVGLSQVRQFPESPETGATFEENALAKAHDAARVTGLPAVADDSGLAVEALNGMPGVLSARWAGEHGDDRANLELVLSQLKDVPDERRGAAFVCAAALVVPGSTEVVLRGEWRGTLVREPRGTNGFGYDPIFLPEGQARTSAELSPQEKDSMSHRGRALRSLVPYLRELTRE, encoded by the coding sequence GTGACGTTGCGGGTGCTGCTGGCCACACGCAACCGGCACAAGCTCGAGGAGCTGCGCCGGATCCTGCTGGCCAACGGCCTGGACGCGATCGAGGTCGTCGGGCTTTCGCAGGTGAGGCAGTTCCCCGAATCACCCGAGACCGGGGCCACCTTCGAGGAGAACGCGCTCGCCAAGGCCCACGATGCCGCGCGAGTCACCGGCCTGCCCGCGGTCGCCGACGACTCAGGGCTCGCGGTGGAAGCACTGAACGGTATGCCCGGAGTGCTGTCGGCCCGCTGGGCGGGCGAGCACGGAGACGACCGAGCGAACCTGGAACTCGTGCTGTCGCAGCTGAAGGATGTCCCTGACGAACGGCGCGGCGCCGCGTTCGTGTGCGCGGCCGCGCTGGTGGTGCCCGGCTCGACCGAGGTCGTGCTGCGTGGCGAATGGCGCGGCACGCTTGTCCGCGAACCCCGCGGCACGAACGGCTTCGGCTACGACCCGATCTTCCTGCCCGAAGGGCAGGCGCGTACCTCCGCCGAACTGTCACCCCAGGAGAAGGACTCGATGTCACACCGGGGTCGTGCCCTGCGCTCGCTCGTGCCGTACCTGCGCGAACTGACGCGGGAATGA
- the rph gene encoding ribonuclease PH produces MVRKDGRNDDQLREVRITRGFQQWPAGSVLIEFGDTRVLCAASVTEGVPRWRAGSGLGWVTAEYAMLPSATHTRADRESVRGKIGGRTHEISRLIGRSLRSCIDLAALGENTIMIDCDVIQADGGTRTAAITGGYVALSDAITWLGAAGRLADPKPLSAAVSAVSVGVVDGRVRLDLPYEEDSRAEVDMNVVATDAGTLIEVQGTAEGATFTRSTLDKMLDLALAGCAELARAQEQALAQPYPGELPEPAPTKKSKGSK; encoded by the coding sequence GTGGTGAGAAAAGACGGCAGGAACGACGACCAACTCCGCGAGGTGCGGATCACGCGCGGGTTCCAGCAGTGGCCCGCGGGTTCGGTGCTCATCGAGTTCGGTGACACCAGGGTGTTGTGCGCGGCGAGCGTGACGGAAGGCGTGCCGCGCTGGCGCGCGGGCTCCGGCCTCGGCTGGGTCACCGCCGAGTACGCCATGTTGCCCTCGGCCACCCACACCCGGGCCGATCGCGAGTCGGTCAGGGGCAAGATCGGTGGCCGTACCCACGAGATCAGCAGGCTCATCGGGCGGTCCCTGCGCTCCTGCATAGACCTGGCCGCGCTCGGCGAGAACACCATCATGATCGACTGTGATGTGATCCAGGCCGACGGCGGAACCCGTACCGCCGCCATCACCGGCGGCTACGTCGCGCTGTCCGACGCCATCACCTGGCTGGGCGCCGCGGGCAGGCTCGCGGACCCCAAGCCGCTGTCGGCGGCGGTGTCCGCCGTCAGCGTCGGTGTGGTGGACGGGCGTGTCCGGCTGGACCTGCCCTACGAGGAGGATTCTCGCGCCGAAGTGGACATGAACGTCGTCGCCACCGACGCGGGCACGCTGATCGAGGTGCAGGGCACCGCCGAGGGCGCCACGTTCACCAGGTCCACTCTCGACAAGATGCTCGACCTTGCCCTCGCCGGTTGCGCCGAGCTGGCAAGGGCCCAGGAGCAGGCGCTGGCCCAGCCTTACCCCGGCGAGTTGCCCGAGCCCGCGCCCACCAAGAAGTCGAAGGGCTCGAAGTGA
- a CDS encoding MBL fold metallo-hydrolase has protein sequence MRVTILGCCGSIPGPDRAASGYLLEAGGFTMGIDLGNGTLARLQAVRDPFELDALLLSHLHPDHCADFSALTVLRRYHPAPPFDTRERRLPVYAPSQAPARLANAYAPHESERLETDLSDVFEFHALHHGVLRVGPFQVTAVPVTHPTESFGVRVTDGARTFAYTGDTGECPALDELAEGADVLLAEATWTHADDRPPGLHLSGRQAGELAARARVGRLLLTHVAPWTDGEAVLREARSRYDGPVRLVEQGAVYDI, from the coding sequence GTGCGAGTGACGATCCTGGGCTGCTGCGGCAGCATTCCCGGCCCCGACCGGGCGGCCTCGGGCTACCTGCTCGAAGCGGGCGGCTTCACGATGGGCATCGATCTCGGCAACGGCACGCTGGCGCGACTGCAGGCCGTGCGCGATCCGTTCGAACTGGATGCGCTGCTGCTTTCGCACCTGCATCCCGACCACTGCGCCGACTTCAGCGCACTGACGGTGCTGCGCCGTTACCATCCCGCGCCGCCTTTCGACACGCGCGAGCGCAGGCTCCCGGTCTACGCGCCGAGCCAGGCACCCGCCCGGCTGGCCAACGCCTACGCGCCACACGAGTCCGAGCGGTTGGAGACCGACCTGTCGGACGTCTTCGAGTTCCACGCCCTGCACCACGGTGTGCTGCGGGTCGGGCCGTTCCAGGTCACCGCGGTTCCGGTGACCCATCCCACCGAGTCGTTCGGCGTCCGCGTGACCGACGGCGCACGCACCTTCGCCTACACCGGTGACACCGGCGAGTGCCCCGCACTGGACGAGTTGGCCGAGGGAGCCGACGTGCTGCTGGCTGAGGCCACCTGGACCCACGCCGACGACCGGCCACCCGGGCTGCACCTATCCGGGCGGCAGGCCGGGGAACTCGCCGCGCGGGCGCGCGTCGGCAGGCTGCTGCTCACCCACGTCGCTCCGTGGACCGACGGCGAAGCGGTGCTGCGGGAGGCGCGTTCCCGCTACGACGGACCCGTCCGGCTCGTCGAGCAAGGGGCGGTCTACGACATCTGA
- the murI gene encoding glutamate racemase encodes MTHADAPIGIFDSGVGGLTVARAIADQLPGERLRYLGDTRNAPYGPLPIARVRELTLAALDGLVADGVKALVIACNTASAASLRDARERYDIPVIEVVLPAVRRAAAATHNGRIGLIGTEGTVRSRAYDDAFAGATRVRLSSVACPRFVDFVERGITSGRQVLGLAQGYLEPLSRAGVDTLILGCTHYPLLTGVLQIVMGPEVTLVSSAEETAKDVVRVLTEQDLLAEHAEPPAHEFLCTGEREPFIRLAHRFMGIGAGVLTAT; translated from the coding sequence GTGACGCATGCCGATGCCCCGATCGGGATCTTCGACTCCGGTGTCGGTGGGCTGACTGTCGCGCGCGCCATCGCCGATCAGCTTCCCGGCGAACGCCTGCGCTACCTCGGTGACACCCGCAACGCCCCCTACGGGCCGCTGCCCATCGCACGAGTGCGCGAGCTCACCCTTGCCGCACTGGACGGTCTCGTCGCCGACGGCGTCAAGGCACTGGTGATCGCCTGCAACACCGCATCCGCGGCGAGCCTGCGCGATGCGAGGGAGCGCTACGACATCCCGGTCATCGAGGTCGTGCTGCCCGCAGTGCGGCGCGCGGCGGCCGCCACACACAACGGGCGCATCGGATTGATCGGCACGGAGGGCACCGTCCGCTCGCGCGCCTACGACGACGCCTTCGCGGGCGCCACGCGGGTGCGGCTGAGCAGCGTCGCCTGCCCACGGTTCGTCGACTTCGTCGAGCGGGGCATCACCTCGGGCCGCCAGGTGCTCGGCCTCGCGCAGGGCTACCTGGAGCCGCTGTCGCGTGCCGGGGTGGACACGCTGATCCTCGGCTGCACGCACTACCCACTGCTCACCGGGGTGCTCCAGATCGTGATGGGGCCGGAGGTGACCCTGGTGTCCAGCGCGGAAGAGACCGCCAAGGACGTGGTGCGCGTGCTCACCGAGCAGGATCTGCTCGCAGAACACGCGGAGCCACCGGCGCACGAGTTCCTCTGCACGGGCGAGCGGGAACCGTTCATCCGGCTGGCGCACCGGTTCATGGGTATCGGCGCGGGAGTGCTGACGGCCACCTGA
- a CDS encoding rhomboid family intramembrane serine protease yields the protein MLPPKPLAAGVVALAFTMLLYLVELVDVLLPAQLDLAGIHARSLAGLDGIAWAPVLHAGWPHLFANTVPVLVFAFLAMAGGIAQWVAVTATIWLVAGLGVWLTAPPGVVTVGASGLAFGWLAFLLVRGIFNRSAAQLVVAAVLLFGWGGMLWGILPGNPAISWQGHLFGALGGVLAAWVVARADRARAAKPPGTLGA from the coding sequence GTGCTGCCGCCGAAGCCGCTGGCGGCGGGCGTTGTCGCGTTGGCGTTCACGATGCTGCTCTACCTGGTGGAACTCGTCGACGTGCTGCTGCCCGCGCAGCTCGACCTCGCCGGTATCCACGCGAGGTCGCTGGCAGGACTCGACGGCATCGCGTGGGCGCCGGTGCTGCACGCGGGCTGGCCGCATCTGTTCGCCAACACCGTGCCCGTGCTGGTGTTCGCCTTCCTCGCGATGGCGGGCGGTATCGCGCAGTGGGTGGCGGTCACGGCCACGATCTGGCTCGTCGCGGGGCTCGGTGTGTGGCTGACGGCCCCGCCGGGTGTGGTGACGGTGGGCGCCTCCGGTCTGGCCTTCGGCTGGCTGGCGTTCCTGCTCGTACGCGGGATCTTCAACCGCAGCGCTGCCCAACTGGTGGTGGCCGCCGTGCTGCTGTTCGGCTGGGGCGGGATGCTGTGGGGCATCCTGCCCGGCAATCCGGCGATCTCCTGGCAGGGCCACCTGTTCGGGGCGCTCGGCGGGGTGCTCGCGGCTTGGGTCGTGGCGCGTGCCGACCGTGCCAGGGCCGCGAAACCGCCCGGTACCCTCGGGGCGTGA
- a CDS encoding group I truncated hemoglobin encodes MTSSYEQIGGQEALIAVVDDFYERVLADPQLAGFFTGSNMSRLKGKQVEFFAQALGGPAEYSGLSMKDAHRGRGIGQQQFDLVAKYLSESLLAAGVPSDTVDAIIGAVAPLSGDIVSPSA; translated from the coding sequence ATGACGAGCAGCTACGAGCAGATCGGTGGCCAGGAAGCACTCATCGCCGTCGTGGACGACTTCTACGAGCGGGTCCTCGCCGACCCGCAGCTGGCGGGGTTCTTCACGGGGTCGAACATGTCGCGGTTGAAGGGCAAGCAGGTGGAGTTCTTCGCGCAGGCGCTCGGCGGTCCCGCCGAGTACAGCGGGCTGTCGATGAAGGACGCCCACCGGGGCAGGGGGATCGGTCAGCAGCAGTTCGACCTGGTGGCGAAGTACCTGAGCGAATCGCTGCTGGCGGCCGGGGTTCCCAGCGACACCGTGGACGCGATCATCGGCGCGGTGGCACCGCTTTCGGGCGACATCGTGTCACCGTCGGCCTGA
- a CDS encoding PLP-dependent cysteine synthase family protein: protein MARYESLLDALGGTPLVGLPRLSPSADVRLWAKLEDRNPTGSIKDRPALAMIEAAERDGSLRPGATILEPTSGNTGISLAMAAKLKGYGLVCVMPENTSAERTQLLQAYGARIVYSPAAGGSNEAVRRAKELAKSNPDWVMLYQYGNPANPDSHYRGTGPELLKDLPTLTHFVGGLGTTGTLVGVGRYLRENKPDVQVIAAEPRYGELVYGLRNLDEGFVPELYDPDVLSGRYSVGAYDALRRTRELLEHEGIFAGISTGAVVHAALGVANKAMARGERADVAFVVADAGWKYLSTGAYSGSLDEAAERLDGQLWA, encoded by the coding sequence ATGGCTCGGTACGAGTCCCTGCTGGACGCGCTCGGCGGCACGCCGCTCGTCGGCCTGCCCAGGCTGTCCCCTTCGGCCGACGTGCGGCTGTGGGCGAAGCTGGAGGATCGCAACCCCACCGGCTCGATCAAGGACAGGCCCGCGCTGGCGATGATCGAGGCCGCCGAGCGTGACGGCAGTCTGCGCCCCGGAGCGACGATTCTCGAGCCCACCTCGGGCAACACCGGCATATCGCTGGCGATGGCCGCCAAGCTCAAGGGCTACGGCCTGGTGTGCGTGATGCCGGAGAACACCTCGGCCGAGCGAACGCAACTGCTGCAGGCCTACGGCGCCCGCATCGTGTACTCGCCCGCCGCGGGCGGGTCGAACGAGGCCGTGCGCAGGGCCAAGGAGTTGGCCAAGAGCAACCCGGACTGGGTCATGCTCTACCAGTACGGCAACCCGGCCAACCCCGACTCCCACTATCGGGGCACCGGCCCGGAGTTGCTGAAGGACCTGCCGACGCTGACCCACTTCGTCGGCGGTCTCGGCACCACCGGCACGCTGGTGGGCGTCGGCCGCTACCTGCGGGAGAACAAGCCGGATGTGCAGGTGATCGCGGCGGAGCCGCGCTACGGCGAGTTGGTGTACGGACTGCGCAACCTGGACGAAGGGTTCGTTCCCGAACTGTACGACCCCGATGTGCTCTCCGGCAGGTACTCCGTGGGCGCCTACGACGCGCTGCGCCGCACTCGCGAGCTGCTGGAACACGAGGGGATCTTCGCGGGAATCTCCACCGGCGCCGTGGTGCACGCCGCGCTCGGTGTGGCGAACAAGGCCATGGCAAGGGGCGAGCGGGCCGACGTGGCGTTCGTCGTGGCCGACGCCGGGTGGAAGTACCTGTCCACCGGCGCCTACAGCGGTTCGCTCGACGAGGCCGCCGAGCGGCTGGACGGCCAGCTCTGGGCGTGA
- a CDS encoding ubiquitin-like small modifier protein 1, translating into MPVTVSIPTILRTHTGGEKSVEASGKTVAEVIDDLEAKHGGLKERLVKDEKLHRFVNVYVNDEDVRFAGGLDAEVSDGDTVTILPAVAGGAR; encoded by the coding sequence ATGCCCGTGACCGTCTCCATCCCCACCATCCTGCGTACGCACACCGGCGGCGAGAAGTCCGTCGAGGCGTCGGGCAAGACGGTGGCGGAGGTGATCGACGACCTGGAGGCCAAGCACGGCGGCCTCAAGGAGCGCCTGGTCAAGGACGAGAAGCTGCACCGTTTCGTCAACGTTTACGTCAACGACGAGGACGTGCGCTTCGCGGGCGGGCTCGACGCGGAAGTCTCCGACGGCGACACCGTGACCATCCTGCCTGCCGTGGCGGGCGGGGCGCGCTGA
- a CDS encoding Mov34/MPN/PAD-1 family protein, with amino-acid sequence MSIVLRIRRDLVDAIVAHARRDHPDEACGVIAGPDDGTDRPERFVPMVNAARSPTFYEFDSGDLLRLYREMDANDEKPVVIYHSHTATEAYPSRTDIKLAQEPFAHYVLVSTRDPEDYELRSYRIVDGEVTEEPVEVVESYMFANTGSDDVPDA; translated from the coding sequence ATGTCTATCGTGCTTCGGATCCGCCGTGACCTCGTGGACGCGATCGTCGCTCATGCCCGCCGAGATCATCCGGACGAGGCGTGCGGCGTCATCGCGGGCCCTGACGACGGAACCGACCGGCCAGAGCGCTTCGTGCCCATGGTCAACGCCGCCCGCTCGCCCACGTTCTACGAGTTCGACTCCGGCGACCTGCTCAGGCTCTACCGCGAGATGGACGCGAACGACGAGAAGCCCGTCGTGATCTACCACTCGCACACCGCCACCGAGGCCTACCCCTCGCGCACCGACATCAAGTTGGCGCAGGAGCCGTTCGCGCACTACGTGCTGGTCTCGACCCGCGACCCCGAGGACTACGAGCTGCGCTCGTACCGCATCGTGGACGGCGAGGTGACCGAGGAGCCGGTCGAGGTCGTCGAGTCGTACATGTTCGCCAACACCGGCAGCGACGACGTACCCGACGCCTGA
- a CDS encoding P1 family peptidase translates to MMSSNDSETVGAGTGNAITDVPGVLVGHHERLETGWATGTTVVLVPDGAVGAVDQRGGAPGTRETNLLEPENLVQRVNAICFSGGSAYGLAAADGVVRWLGERNLGFPVGSQPHEVVPIVPAAVIFDLPRSDWGNTPDASFGYAACEASAGGPVAQGTVGAGTGAQVGSLKGGIGTASERVDEFVVGALAVVNASGEAVRLDSGEPYAADHEVAGEFGVPSWPGRPAETEAGGTDLNTTIGVVAVDADLSKAQCRRLAVAAQDGLARVVRPAHTMFDGDTVFALATGARELPVRQGPIGDVGRAAVLDRLAAAAARVFARAMVHGVLAAASVPGLAAYRDVWPEVFDARP, encoded by the coding sequence ATGATGTCGAGCAACGACTCCGAAACGGTCGGTGCAGGCACCGGCAACGCCATCACCGATGTGCCTGGTGTGCTGGTGGGGCACCACGAGCGGCTCGAGACGGGCTGGGCCACCGGCACGACCGTGGTACTGGTGCCCGACGGCGCGGTCGGCGCTGTGGACCAGCGCGGCGGGGCTCCCGGCACGAGGGAGACCAACCTGCTGGAGCCGGAGAACCTGGTGCAGCGGGTCAACGCCATCTGCTTCTCCGGCGGCAGCGCGTACGGGCTGGCCGCGGCCGACGGGGTCGTGCGCTGGCTCGGTGAGCGCAACCTCGGCTTCCCCGTCGGCTCGCAGCCGCACGAGGTCGTGCCGATCGTCCCGGCCGCGGTGATCTTCGACCTGCCACGCAGCGACTGGGGCAACACCCCGGACGCCTCGTTCGGCTACGCCGCCTGCGAGGCCTCTGCCGGTGGCCCTGTCGCGCAGGGCACGGTCGGCGCCGGAACCGGCGCGCAGGTGGGCTCACTCAAAGGCGGGATCGGCACCGCGAGCGAGCGGGTGGACGAGTTCGTCGTGGGCGCGCTGGCCGTGGTCAACGCCTCCGGCGAGGCGGTGCGCCTCGACAGCGGTGAGCCCTACGCCGCCGACCACGAGGTCGCCGGGGAGTTCGGCGTGCCGTCCTGGCCGGGCAGGCCCGCAGAGACCGAGGCCGGTGGCACCGACCTCAACACCACGATCGGCGTGGTGGCCGTCGACGCGGACCTGTCCAAGGCGCAGTGCCGCCGTCTCGCGGTCGCCGCGCAGGACGGGCTGGCCAGGGTGGTACGACCGGCGCACACGATGTTCGACGGCGACACCGTGTTCGCACTGGCGACCGGGGCTCGGGAGTTGCCGGTGCGGCAGGGCCCCATCGGGGACGTGGGTAGGGCCGCCGTGCTCGACCGGCTGGCCGCGGCCGCGGCGCGGGTGTTCGCCCGCGCGATGGTGCACGGCGTGCTGGCCGCGGCGTCGGTTCCCGGTCTCGCCGCCTACCGTGACGTGTGGCCCGAGGTGTTCGACGCGCGACCGTGA
- a CDS encoding DUF2017 domain-containing protein, whose amino-acid sequence MRGWRRKGDNVLAGFEQQEAAVVRGLVSQVEDMLRARAEEAPQDELSELTGIRTGPSEGPDDPVLGRLLPDFHRLDPDNPSKEELDSAAALRSLHEPEVLEAKVGVAAVVMQTLPPDGGEVRLSPEQADAWLSALNDVRIALGTALDVTEDMPDELPEEDPRSPHLGVYHWLTWVQESLVQALAE is encoded by the coding sequence GTGAGGGGCTGGCGCCGCAAGGGCGACAACGTGCTCGCCGGGTTCGAGCAGCAGGAGGCCGCGGTCGTGCGTGGCCTGGTCAGCCAGGTCGAGGACATGTTGCGGGCCCGAGCGGAGGAGGCACCGCAGGACGAGTTGTCCGAGCTCACCGGTATCCGCACCGGGCCGTCCGAGGGGCCGGACGACCCCGTGCTCGGGCGGTTGTTGCCGGACTTCCACCGGCTGGACCCGGACAACCCGAGCAAGGAGGAACTCGACTCCGCCGCCGCGCTTCGCTCGCTGCACGAACCCGAGGTGCTGGAGGCCAAGGTGGGTGTCGCGGCCGTGGTGATGCAAACCCTGCCGCCCGATGGCGGCGAGGTACGGCTGAGCCCGGAGCAGGCAGACGCGTGGCTGTCCGCCCTCAACGACGTCCGCATCGCGCTCGGCACGGCGCTGGACGTCACCGAGGACATGCCCGACGAGCTTCCCGAGGAGGACCCCCGCTCGCCGCATCTGGGCGTTTACCACTGGTTGACCTGGGTGCAGGAAAGCCTCGTCCAGGCGCTGGCCGAATGA
- the clpS gene encoding ATP-dependent Clp protease adapter ClpS: MTTPVEAEQTLGADQGSEDRPWQTIVWNDPVNLMSYVTYVFQKIFGYSRDHATKLMLDVHHKGRAVVSSGSKEKVEGDVAKLHAAGLWATMEQP, from the coding sequence ATGACCACGCCTGTCGAGGCCGAACAGACTCTCGGTGCGGATCAGGGTTCCGAGGACAGACCGTGGCAGACCATCGTCTGGAACGACCCGGTGAACCTGATGTCGTACGTGACCTACGTGTTCCAGAAAATCTTCGGGTACAGCAGAGATCACGCCACCAAGCTCATGCTCGACGTTCACCACAAGGGAAGGGCGGTCGTGTCCTCGGGCAGCAAGGAAAAGGTCGAAGGCGACGTCGCGAAACTCCACGCGGCCGGCCTGTGGGCAACCATGGAACAGCCGTGA
- a CDS encoding nicotinate phosphoribosyltransferase, translating to MSTSASDTSTALFTDHYELTMLGSALSDGTGERDCVFEVFARRLPSGRRYGVVAGTARVLDAIADFRFTEAELEQLRATAVVDAETLDWLSGYRFTGDVDGYPEGELYFPGSPILTVRGSFAECVLLETIALSILNHDSAVASAAARMSGAANGRPIIEMGGRRTHEQAAVAAARAAYLGGFATTSNLEAGRRYGISTRGTVAHAFMLLHDTEEAAFRAQVEKLGADTTLLVDTYDITAGIETAVRVAGPELGAIRIDSGDVGVLARKAREQLDMLGAKDTRIVVSGDLDEHAIAALRAEPVDAYGVGTSVVTGSGAPTAGMVYKLVEVGGRPVAKRSEHKASRGGRKAALRRHKPTGTALEEVVYPTANPPQVGPYDRDLHIPLLRGGQPVPDLPTLEDGRQRLRRALVSLPWEGLKLSSGDPAIPTTFT from the coding sequence ATGTCCACCTCGGCGAGCGACACCAGCACCGCGCTGTTCACCGACCACTACGAACTCACCATGTTGGGTAGCGCGCTGAGCGACGGAACGGGTGAACGTGACTGCGTGTTCGAGGTGTTCGCGCGCAGGCTGCCCTCGGGGCGGCGCTACGGCGTGGTCGCAGGCACGGCGCGCGTGCTGGACGCGATCGCCGACTTCCGGTTCACCGAAGCGGAACTGGAACAACTGCGGGCGACGGCCGTCGTCGACGCCGAGACCCTCGACTGGCTCTCGGGGTACCGGTTCACCGGTGATGTGGACGGCTACCCGGAGGGGGAGCTCTACTTTCCTGGTTCGCCGATCCTCACCGTGCGCGGCAGTTTCGCCGAATGTGTGCTGCTGGAGACGATCGCGCTGTCGATCCTGAACCACGACAGCGCGGTCGCCTCCGCCGCCGCCAGGATGTCCGGCGCCGCCAACGGCAGGCCGATCATCGAGATGGGCGGAAGGCGCACCCACGAGCAGGCGGCGGTCGCCGCGGCACGCGCGGCCTACCTCGGTGGCTTCGCCACCACCTCGAACCTGGAAGCCGGTCGCCGCTACGGGATCAGCACGCGAGGCACGGTCGCGCACGCGTTCATGCTGTTGCACGACACCGAGGAAGCCGCGTTCCGCGCGCAGGTGGAGAAACTGGGTGCGGACACGACGCTGCTGGTGGACACCTACGACATCACGGCGGGCATCGAAACGGCCGTGCGGGTGGCCGGGCCCGAACTGGGCGCGATCCGCATCGACTCCGGTGATGTCGGTGTGCTCGCGCGCAAGGCCAGGGAGCAACTCGACATGCTGGGCGCGAAGGACACGCGCATCGTGGTGTCGGGTGACCTCGACGAGCACGCGATCGCGGCGCTGCGTGCCGAACCGGTCGACGCCTACGGGGTGGGCACGTCGGTGGTCACCGGCTCGGGTGCGCCCACGGCCGGAATGGTGTACAAGCTGGTCGAGGTCGGCGGAAGGCCGGTCGCCAAGCGAAGCGAGCACAAGGCGTCGCGGGGCGGACGCAAGGCGGCACTGCGCAGGCACAAACCCACGGGCACCGCACTGGAGGAAGTCGTTTACCCGACCGCAAACCCGCCCCAGGTGGGTCCTTACGACCGTGATCTGCACATCCCGCTGCTTCGTGGTGGACAACCGGTACCGGATCTGCCCACCCTGGAGGACGGGAGGCAACGGTTGCGCCGCGCGCTGGTGAGCCTTCCGTGGGAAGGGCTCAAACTCTCCAGCGGCGATCCGGCGATACCCACCACCTTCACCTGA
- a CDS encoding nicotinamidase yields the protein MATALIVVDVQNDFCEGGSLAVSGGAAVAGDISRYLREGDYDHVVATRDYHIDPGEHFHHEPDFVRSWPRHCEAGTAGAAFHPELDVAPINAVFSKGQYSHGYSGFEGETEGGVRLADWLSERDVTDVDVVGIATDHCVRATALDAAKAGFRVRVLADLTAGVSRSTVDSALAQLRDGGVTVTGAPRVAS from the coding sequence ATGGCTACCGCGCTGATCGTCGTCGACGTGCAGAACGACTTCTGCGAGGGCGGCTCGCTGGCGGTGAGCGGGGGCGCCGCGGTCGCCGGTGACATCTCGCGGTACCTGCGCGAGGGTGACTACGACCATGTCGTGGCGACCAGGGACTACCACATCGATCCCGGCGAGCACTTCCACCACGAACCGGACTTCGTACGGTCGTGGCCGAGGCATTGCGAGGCAGGCACCGCGGGCGCGGCATTCCATCCCGAGCTGGACGTAGCGCCGATCAACGCGGTGTTCTCCAAGGGCCAGTACAGCCACGGCTACTCCGGTTTCGAGGGCGAGACCGAGGGCGGAGTGCGGCTGGCCGACTGGCTTTCCGAACGCGATGTCACCGATGTGGACGTCGTCGGGATCGCCACCGATCACTGTGTCCGGGCCACCGCTCTGGACGCCGCGAAAGCCGGTTTCCGGGTGCGCGTGCTCGCCGACCTGACGGCAGGCGTTTCGCGTTCCACTGTGGACTCGGCGCTGGCGCAGCTGCGGGACGGCGGGGTCACCGTGACCGGAGCACCGAGGGTGGCTTCGTGA
- a CDS encoding sugar kinase, with amino-acid sequence MTRRGLVTFGESLAVFSTQSGKLRHAGSVDVGIAGSEAIVAIGVARLGVPASWAGRVGADEPGALVLLRLRDEGVDTSAAMTDQHAPTGLMLKDFRTTDATRCAYYRNGSAGTRLCPEDIPEDRIRQAGVLHLSGLTPSLSDTAAKAVLAAVEVAREEGVPVSFDVNYRNALWEPQEATGVLLDLVSRADIVFASVDEAAPLGFTGEPVRPEQLLAYLAELGPEQVIVKLGPRGALAELHGCRYDVPTYPVRAIDSEGADDAFVAGYLADFLAGAPPDRRVRTAAACRAFAVSVHGDWEGLPDREELKQLARAR; translated from the coding sequence GTGACACGTCGCGGGCTGGTGACCTTCGGCGAGAGCCTCGCGGTGTTCAGCACCCAGTCGGGCAAGCTTCGGCATGCCGGCAGCGTCGACGTCGGCATCGCGGGGTCGGAGGCGATCGTCGCGATCGGAGTCGCGAGGCTCGGTGTCCCCGCGTCGTGGGCGGGCAGGGTCGGCGCCGACGAGCCCGGCGCGCTGGTGCTGCTGCGGTTGCGGGACGAGGGTGTGGACACCTCGGCGGCCATGACCGACCAGCACGCACCGACCGGGCTGATGCTCAAGGACTTCCGCACCACCGACGCGACACGCTGCGCCTACTACCGCAACGGCAGCGCGGGAACGCGGTTGTGCCCCGAGGACATTCCCGAGGACCGCATCCGGCAGGCGGGCGTGCTGCACCTGAGCGGGCTGACGCCGAGCCTGTCGGACACGGCCGCGAAGGCCGTGCTCGCGGCCGTCGAGGTGGCGCGCGAGGAAGGCGTTCCGGTGTCGTTCGACGTGAACTACCGCAACGCGCTGTGGGAACCGCAGGAGGCCACCGGCGTGCTGCTGGACCTGGTGAGCAGAGCCGACATCGTGTTCGCGAGCGTCGACGAGGCAGCGCCGCTCGGGTTCACCGGTGAGCCGGTGCGGCCGGAGCAGCTGCTGGCCTACCTCGCCGAACTCGGCCCGGAGCAGGTGATCGTGAAGCTGGGCCCGCGCGGCGCGCTCGCCGAACTACACGGCTGCCGCTACGACGTGCCCACCTACCCGGTTCGTGCGATCGATTCCGAGGGCGCCGACGACGCCTTCGTCGCGGGCTACCTCGCCGACTTCCTCGCGGGCGCCCCACCCGATCGCCGGGTACGCACAGCCGCCGCGTGCCGTGCGTTCGCGGTGTCGGTGCACGGTGACTGGGAGGGGCTGCCCGACCGCGAGGAGTTGAAGCAGCTCGCTCGCGCCCGCTGA